The following are from one region of the Stanieria sp. NIES-3757 genome:
- a CDS encoding IS4 family transposase, whose translation MKNTCNASVASKGFCFYKATNGIKRHLAIDTLGFPFFTHCTPANVSDDAGLIEMLTLNIDYFQSKPVNLPKLTILLDHGYHPEHLTEQLEQVYPEIMTKIKFELSTKPSKQEKAAQGKSGFVPAVARWVIERSNAWMERCKSLVKNFEREIRGGFLRL comes from the coding sequence GTGAAAAATACCTGTAATGCCAGTGTCGCTTCCAAAGGCTTTTGTTTTTACAAAGCCACGAATGGGATTAAAAGACATCTGGCAATTGATACACTGGGATTTCCTTTCTTTACCCACTGCACACCAGCAAATGTCTCGGATGATGCAGGATTGATTGAGATGCTGACGCTAAATATTGACTATTTCCAGTCAAAACCCGTTAACCTTCCGAAGCTCACTATTTTGCTAGACCACGGATATCATCCCGAACATTTGACTGAGCAATTGGAGCAAGTTTATCCCGAGATCATGACGAAAATCAAGTTTGAACTGTCCACCAAACCCTCGAAACAAGAGAAGGCAGCGCAAGGGAAATCTGGATTTGTTCCTGCTGTTGCTCGCTGGGTGATTGAACGCTCAAACGCTTGGATGGAGCGTTGTAAAAGTTTGGTTAAAAACTTTGAGCGCGAGATACGCGGAGGTTTCCTCCGCTTGTAG
- a CDS encoding putative transposase, translating to MPSPYSYDLRAKAINAVHRGERKTQVCNLFKISRNTLDLWLKREQETGDYSASAGYQKSQNCKIKDLNRFKEFVLQHNQKTQKQIARLWGEKVTQQNVSRAMKKLGITRKKNLWVSGEG from the coding sequence ATGCCTTCTCCATACAGTTACGATTTAAGAGCCAAAGCTATTAACGCAGTTCATAGAGGTGAAAGAAAAACTCAGGTCTGTAACCTATTCAAAATTAGCCGAAATACATTAGATTTATGGCTAAAAAGAGAGCAAGAGACAGGAGATTACAGCGCGAGCGCTGGCTATCAAAAGAGCCAAAATTGTAAGATAAAAGACCTCAATCGATTTAAAGAATTTGTTTTGCAACACAATCAGAAAACACAGAAGCAAATAGCTCGACTCTGGGGCGAGAAAGTGACACAACAAAATGTAAGTAGGGCAATGAAAAAGCTAGGTATAACTAGAAAAAAAAACTTATGGGTATCGGGAGAGGGATGA
- a CDS encoding RimK domain-containing protein ATP-grasp: MLTKQAVEPVRINARTTDVFDIFNVKQYVGANPYLNQAALVFDFAFTESYQPLPIENYLAVVGDRYPRLKEIEYQSYAELFASTVAEVNKLEMDLHLKGWNVKPIEEINRIAIESLHHRTTKEVVYCVWDWFEFITQGEEFDLSKQIAILQQLFRNSVYGGPTVYALLRTANEKHIPAFYLWDEGLMQYGYGKQQVRGIATTFDVDSHIDSDFTTQKDDCKKFLQELGFPVPQGDVVFSLAEAKEVAAEIGYPVAVKPVAGHKGIGVTADVQDEIELEAAYDRAVAGIPLEEKICIIVENSIAGHDYRLLCVNGRFVAATERKPAYVVGDGYSTIAELIEKENFSPNRSDTPTSPMGKIRTDEAMHLYLEEQGLDLDSVIDRDRTIYLRKVANLSSGGFSIDATNRVHPDNIILAQDIAQHFRLTCLGIDIITNDIGRSWKETSFGIIEINAAPGVYMHLKPAIGEPVDVTARILETFFETEKNARIPIITFNRVSIRQLQKLSDRILMSHPDWTIGAVCREGILINRSEKILNRHYNTNVLNLLRNPKLDLLIAEYDEDALEAEGMFYHGSNLVVLEDPSEIEMILTRDVFSDSTVIIKQGREITIKRKGLLEQYELEAEELIEQVYLKEIGTIS; the protein is encoded by the coding sequence ATGTTAACCAAACAAGCTGTCGAACCAGTTCGGATCAATGCCAGAACAACAGATGTCTTTGATATTTTTAACGTTAAACAATATGTAGGTGCAAATCCTTATTTAAATCAAGCAGCTTTAGTTTTTGACTTCGCATTTACAGAATCCTATCAACCGCTACCGATAGAAAATTATTTAGCCGTTGTTGGCGATCGCTATCCTCGCCTCAAAGAAATCGAGTATCAATCTTATGCAGAGTTATTTGCGTCTACAGTAGCCGAAGTCAATAAATTGGAAATGGATTTACACCTCAAAGGTTGGAATGTTAAACCAATTGAGGAAATCAATCGAATTGCGATCGAGTCTCTTCATCACCGAACTACTAAGGAAGTCGTTTATTGTGTTTGGGATTGGTTTGAGTTCATTACTCAAGGTGAAGAATTTGATTTATCGAAACAGATTGCTATCTTACAACAATTATTTCGTAACTCGGTTTACGGTGGCCCTACAGTCTATGCACTCTTGCGAACAGCAAATGAAAAACACATTCCTGCTTTTTATCTTTGGGATGAAGGCTTAATGCAATATGGCTACGGAAAACAACAGGTGCGTGGGATTGCGACTACCTTTGATGTAGATAGTCATATAGATTCTGATTTTACTACCCAAAAAGATGATTGCAAAAAATTCCTACAAGAGTTGGGTTTTCCCGTTCCTCAAGGAGATGTAGTCTTTTCTTTAGCAGAAGCAAAGGAAGTAGCAGCAGAAATTGGTTATCCTGTGGCAGTTAAACCTGTCGCAGGTCATAAAGGTATTGGTGTTACCGCTGACGTACAAGATGAAATAGAATTGGAAGCAGCTTACGATCGCGCTGTAGCAGGTATTCCCCTAGAAGAAAAAATTTGTATCATTGTCGAAAATAGTATTGCAGGTCATGATTATCGTTTACTCTGTGTTAACGGTAGATTTGTCGCAGCCACCGAACGCAAACCAGCTTATGTAGTGGGGGATGGTTATTCAACTATTGCCGAACTAATTGAAAAAGAAAATTTTTCGCCTAATCGCAGCGATACTCCTACTTCCCCGATGGGTAAAATTAGAACCGATGAAGCGATGCATCTTTATCTAGAAGAACAAGGATTAGATTTAGATAGTGTAATTGATCGCGATCGCACTATTTATTTACGCAAAGTTGCCAATCTATCTTCGGGAGGATTTAGCATTGATGCAACTAACCGAGTTCATCCCGATAACATTATTTTGGCGCAGGATATTGCCCAACATTTTCGCCTCACCTGTTTAGGAATTGACATCATTACTAACGATATTGGTCGTTCTTGGAAAGAAACTAGTTTTGGCATTATCGAGATTAATGCTGCACCTGGGGTTTATATGCACCTTAAACCAGCCATTGGTGAACCAGTCGATGTTACCGCTCGTATTTTGGAAACCTTTTTTGAAACAGAGAAAAATGCTCGCATTCCCATTATCACCTTTAATCGCGTTTCAATCCGTCAACTCCAAAAATTAAGCGATCGCATTTTAATGTCTCATCCCGATTGGACAATTGGCGCAGTTTGTCGTGAAGGCATTTTAATCAACCGTTCTGAAAAGATTCTCAATCGTCATTACAACACCAATGTTCTTAATCTGTTACGCAACCCCAAACTAGACTTACTAATTGCTGAATATGATGAAGACGCATTAGAAGCAGAAGGAATGTTTTATCACGGTAGCAACTTAGTAGTATTAGAAGACCCTAGTGAAATAGAAATGATCCTAACGCGAGATGTTTTTTCTGATTCTACTGTGATAATCAAACAAGGCAGAGAAATTACGATCAAACGCAAAGGTTTACTAGAACAATACGAATTAGAAGCAGAAGAATTAATCGAACAAGTTTATTTAAAAGAAATTGGCACTATTTCATAA
- a CDS encoding neutral invertase, translating into MNIDRLTTEAWEILEQSIIYYYEMPIGTVAACDRETPALNYDQCFIRDFIPAALAFLIKGKTEIVRNFLIHTLKLQIKEKQLDFLEPGRGVMPASFKVIHQSSDQYLQADFGDHAIGRVTPVDSCLWWMFLLRAYVKATGEFSLAHSPEMQKGIRLIMELCLSARFDMYPTLLVPDGACMIDRRMGMNGHPLEIQSLFYTALRCAKELLLDNNENANTHQAIDNRVSPLVSHIRHHYWLDLERLNIIYRYKAEEYGENVLNQFNIYSESIPYADLSEWLPEDGGYLVGNLGPSQLDCRFFSLGNLMAILSSLVTEFQAQAILNTLEKKWKDLIGFMPMKICFPALKDRDWQLLTGCDPKNRPWSYHNGGNWPVLLWQLVVVALKYDRPEIAKRALDTAAKRLPQDEWAEYYDGKNGRLIGKEARKYQIWTVASFLLSQELLSDHSRKYLDWISYD; encoded by the coding sequence ATGAATATCGATCGCCTTACTACTGAAGCTTGGGAAATTTTAGAACAGTCAATTATCTATTACTATGAAATGCCAATAGGAACAGTAGCTGCTTGCGATCGCGAAACACCTGCTTTAAACTATGACCAATGCTTTATTCGTGATTTTATTCCCGCAGCTTTAGCATTTTTAATTAAGGGAAAAACTGAGATTGTTCGTAATTTTTTAATCCATACTTTAAAACTACAAATCAAAGAAAAACAACTAGATTTTTTAGAGCCAGGTAGAGGAGTAATGCCTGCTAGTTTTAAAGTTATTCATCAGAGTAGTGACCAATATTTACAAGCAGATTTTGGCGATCATGCGATCGGTAGAGTTACACCTGTAGATTCTTGTTTATGGTGGATGTTTTTATTAAGAGCTTATGTCAAAGCAACAGGAGAATTTTCTTTAGCTCATAGTCCTGAAATGCAAAAAGGCATTCGCTTAATTATGGAACTTTGTTTGTCGGCAAGATTTGATATGTATCCGACTTTATTAGTTCCTGATGGAGCTTGTATGATTGACCGTCGTATGGGAATGAATGGACATCCTTTAGAAATTCAATCTCTATTTTATACAGCTTTACGTTGTGCTAAAGAACTTTTATTAGATAATAATGAAAATGCTAATACTCATCAAGCAATTGATAATCGGGTATCTCCTTTAGTTAGTCATATTCGTCATCATTATTGGCTAGATTTAGAAAGATTAAATATTATTTATCGTTATAAAGCAGAAGAATACGGAGAAAATGTTTTAAATCAATTTAACATTTATTCAGAATCAATTCCTTACGCAGATTTGAGTGAATGGTTACCAGAAGATGGTGGATATTTAGTTGGTAATTTAGGCCCTTCCCAATTAGATTGTCGCTTTTTTTCGTTGGGTAATTTAATGGCAATTTTGTCTTCTTTAGTAACAGAATTTCAAGCTCAAGCTATTCTCAACACTCTTGAAAAAAAATGGAAAGATTTAATCGGTTTTATGCCGATGAAAATTTGTTTTCCTGCGCTTAAAGATCGAGATTGGCAACTTTTAACTGGTTGTGACCCTAAAAATCGTCCTTGGTCTTATCATAATGGAGGTAATTGGCCTGTTTTACTTTGGCAATTAGTAGTAGTAGCCTTAAAATATGACCGTCCTGAAATTGCCAAAAGAGCTTTAGATACTGCTGCCAAACGTTTACCTCAAGATGAATGGGCAGAATATTATGATGGTAAAAATGGTCGTTTAATTGGGAAAGAAGCGAGAAAATACCAGATTTGGACAGTTGCGAGTTTTTTACTGTCTCAAGAGTTATTAAGCGATCACTCCCGCAAATATTTGGATTGGATTTCTTATGATTAA
- a CDS encoding putative transposase codes for MKYSSSLSDEEWEILEPLLVKILPTKKQTRPANWTRREILDGILYQLKNGCNWADLPKDLPPYSTVYWHYKQWRKVGVFEKLMNALHEQVRQQVKKNLSGQH; via the coding sequence ATGAAGTATTCCAGTAGCCTTAGCGATGAAGAATGGGAAATTCTAGAACCCCTGTTAGTTAAGATATTGCCGACTAAGAAGCAAACCCGACCTGCCAATTGGACAAGGCGAGAAATCCTTGACGGAATACTCTATCAACTCAAAAATGGTTGTAATTGGGCAGACTTGCCCAAAGATTTACCTCCCTACTCAACTGTCTATTGGCACTACAAGCAGTGGCGAAAGGTAGGGGTGTTTGAAAAGCTCATGAATGCCTTACATGAACAAGTACGTCAGCAGGTTAAAAAAAACCTAAGTGGACAACATTAA
- a CDS encoding putative transposase — protein sequence MVTPRREASSTVSFIDHYCQAYQELFSDVRNYEAFKLIHLGMLSEIPRKSLPKIARAVGLKDSQGLNYFLSEAHWNVEKIREIRLWLTKLLIGERKITLCIDETGDVKKGKTTDYVARQYIGNLGKTKNGIVSVNAYAVVEGITYPLLFKIFKPNKCLKAEDTYKTKPQLAVEIIKELQKWNFNIKLILADSLYGESGDVITVLEQLNLEYIVAIRSNHKVWMFGDEKKKYNRWQAYQQKLSRKKSETRYIREIIFGTRKHIRFYQISKQDDKNPEPKDTWFIMTNKKGKIATTIASEYSLRNWIEYAFKQVKNELGWADFRVTDYHGIERWWELIMSTYFLVSLQANYFQLETIVPDANSQVSTLKSVSSFPFSNHQAWDSGAGWKSSLNNLRLIIQPLIFFSLIQPWLSVFPNQHLQLGFSKLINIMNRFRGSPFPQSQFLEYSFSVAC from the coding sequence ATGGTGACACCACGAAGAGAAGCATCATCAACAGTGAGTTTTATCGATCACTATTGTCAAGCCTACCAAGAGCTATTCTCTGATGTGAGAAATTATGAAGCATTCAAATTAATACATTTAGGAATGCTATCAGAAATACCTAGAAAGTCGCTACCAAAGATAGCAAGAGCGGTAGGATTAAAAGATAGTCAAGGATTAAATTATTTTCTATCTGAAGCTCATTGGAATGTAGAAAAAATACGAGAAATTAGATTATGGTTGACTAAATTATTGATTGGAGAAAGAAAAATAACTCTTTGTATTGATGAAACAGGAGATGTCAAGAAAGGAAAAACAACTGATTATGTAGCCAGACAGTATATTGGTAATTTAGGAAAGACAAAAAATGGAATTGTGTCGGTTAATGCTTATGCAGTAGTAGAGGGAATAACATACCCTTTACTTTTTAAAATATTTAAGCCGAACAAATGCCTCAAAGCAGAAGATACATATAAAACCAAACCACAACTAGCTGTAGAAATAATCAAGGAATTACAAAAATGGAACTTTAACATCAAGTTAATATTAGCTGATAGTTTGTATGGAGAAAGTGGAGATGTAATTACAGTTTTGGAGCAATTGAATCTGGAGTATATTGTGGCAATTCGCTCTAACCATAAGGTTTGGATGTTCGGCGATGAGAAAAAAAAATATAATCGATGGCAAGCTTATCAACAAAAATTATCTCGAAAGAAGAGCGAAACTAGATACATTAGAGAAATTATTTTTGGCACAAGAAAACATATTCGTTTCTATCAAATAAGTAAACAAGACGACAAAAACCCTGAACCAAAAGATACTTGGTTTATTATGACGAATAAAAAAGGCAAAATTGCCACCACAATTGCTTCAGAATATAGTTTGAGAAACTGGATTGAATATGCGTTTAAACAAGTCAAAAATGAACTTGGTTGGGCAGATTTTCGAGTTACAGATTATCACGGTATAGAACGCTGGTGGGAATTAATTATGAGTACTTATTTTTTAGTAAGTCTTCAAGCTAATTATTTTCAATTAGAGACGATTGTTCCCGATGCCAATTCTCAAGTCTCTACTCTTAAATCAGTTTCTTCTTTTCCTTTCTCTAATCATCAGGCGTGGGATTCTGGTGCTGGTTGGAAAAGTTCTTTAAATAACTTGCGCTTAATTATTCAACCATTAATCTTTTTCTCTCTTATTCAACCTTGGCTATCCGTATTTCCTAATCAACATCTTCAACTTGGTTTTTCTAAGTTAATCAACATTATGAATCGCTTTCGTGGTTCTCCTTTTCCTCAAAGTCAATTTTTAGAGTATTCGTTCTCTGTTGCTTGCTAA
- a CDS encoding sensor histidine kinase yields the protein MILRKAWQRTALWLGIGWSLLWSLLLSELPLIQQIDLSQHDRSVRLNSSYTPPQEIVLVTITDADLKAWGLANEPIIYSKLVDRLFDAGAAVTVLNLLPNWVQTSDHPNNPIKTLVQRHSDRVVLVLPTSSATQPYPTEWRSYEYVLPSTNQDKPLFPLRSILGFTEYEPEAKHPQSISSTARQASLSGQFTLTQKLDRSQTLDSAALLALKKFQPQQKLKISHTPIQIHFWGATETFPTIEGRSLLNNNSLLSQVRNKIVLVGFSDTTNPDAFAIRSPFGELMPAVELQANLLASLLTKSFYLIVPTWLQNILIVFGGILISKWVVFGKLNERARKRYWYWLYPILGLGGFGFVSFVLFGRGWILPITLPLFVWTATGVSVFISLLLGIQKDLIDRQQCEIDRLNSIEQTAAISQAKKMLHRLAANIHEGPLQELKLIMDRLEILQFNGAASNLDPILDGLESLGHHLRQQLNQTRAITLEITPELKAGLDVGIKTKLQQLVNSGELTLQVIQQLEHLEEDEFNSLWLEAREDIYHFFCEAIHNVICHAQPPHGTATQVWVSLHQQDTRCILTIENDGIQVEQSQFKRSRPWRGALRSHLPRTSSGYGMKLMEMVASQLPDGTFKPVALPEGGMRIQLSWTQSFNL from the coding sequence ATGATCCTCCGCAAAGCATGGCAACGAACTGCCCTCTGGCTTGGTATTGGCTGGAGCCTTTTGTGGAGCTTGCTTCTATCTGAACTTCCTCTCATTCAACAAATAGACCTCTCTCAACACGATCGCTCTGTTCGCCTAAATTCTTCCTACACTCCACCCCAAGAAATTGTCTTAGTTACGATTACCGACGCAGACTTAAAAGCCTGGGGATTAGCCAATGAACCAATTATTTATAGCAAACTAGTCGATCGCCTTTTCGATGCAGGTGCAGCAGTAACGGTATTAAATCTACTGCCCAATTGGGTACAAACATCAGATCATCCTAATAATCCGATCAAAACATTAGTTCAACGTCATAGCGATCGCGTTGTTCTTGTCCTTCCCACTTCCAGCGCAACCCAACCTTACCCTACTGAATGGCGCAGTTACGAATATGTCCTGCCTTCTACTAACCAAGATAAGCCTTTATTTCCACTGCGATCGATTCTAGGCTTTACCGAATATGAACCAGAAGCCAAACATCCTCAGAGTATCAGCAGTACTGCTCGTCAAGCTAGTTTATCTGGGCAATTTACCCTCACTCAAAAATTAGACCGCAGCCAAACTCTGGATTCAGCAGCTTTACTAGCTCTCAAGAAATTTCAACCTCAGCAAAAACTCAAAATATCTCACACTCCAATTCAAATTCATTTTTGGGGAGCAACGGAAACTTTCCCAACCATTGAAGGGCGATCTCTTTTGAATAACAATTCATTACTATCCCAAGTCCGCAACAAAATCGTTCTAGTGGGATTTTCCGATACAACTAACCCCGATGCTTTTGCTATTCGCTCTCCTTTTGGCGAACTGATGCCGGCAGTGGAATTACAAGCTAACTTACTGGCGAGTTTGCTAACAAAATCTTTCTATCTAATAGTTCCAACGTGGCTGCAAAATATCCTAATTGTATTTGGTGGAATTTTAATTAGTAAATGGGTTGTCTTTGGCAAGCTTAACGAACGTGCTAGAAAGAGATACTGGTATTGGCTCTATCCCATTTTAGGATTGGGTGGGTTTGGTTTTGTAAGCTTCGTGCTGTTTGGACGGGGTTGGATTTTACCAATTACACTTCCCCTATTCGTCTGGACTGCGACTGGAGTATCTGTATTTATTTCTTTACTGTTAGGTATCCAAAAGGATCTAATAGATCGACAACAGTGTGAAATAGATCGCCTAAATTCCATCGAACAAACCGCAGCCATTTCTCAAGCGAAAAAAATGCTTCATCGCCTTGCTGCCAATATTCACGAAGGTCCTCTTCAAGAACTCAAACTGATCATGGATCGACTGGAAATACTTCAATTTAATGGCGCAGCATCCAACCTTGACCCTATTTTAGATGGACTTGAAAGTTTGGGACATCATCTGCGTCAACAGCTTAACCAAACTCGTGCCATTACCTTAGAAATTACACCAGAATTAAAAGCAGGGCTAGACGTAGGAATTAAAACTAAGCTACAACAATTGGTTAACTCTGGAGAACTCACCCTGCAAGTTATTCAACAATTGGAACATCTAGAAGAAGACGAATTCAACAGCCTTTGGTTAGAAGCTCGCGAGGATATTTACCATTTTTTTTGTGAAGCAATTCATAACGTCATTTGCCATGCTCAACCTCCTCACGGAACAGCCACTCAGGTATGGGTAAGTCTACACCAACAAGATACTCGCTGTATCCTAACCATTGAGAACGATGGCATACAAGTAGAACAATCCCAATTCAAGCGATCTCGCCCTTGGCGAGGCGCGCTGCGATCGCATCTGCCCAGGACGAGTAGTGGTTATGGTATGAAATTAATGGAAATGGTTGCCTCGCAGTTGCCCGACGGAACTTTTAAACCCGTTGCTTTACCAGAGGGAGGAATGCGAATACAACTTTCTTGGACTCAATCGTTTAATCTCTAA
- the ndhD1 gene encoding NADH dehydrogenase subunit 4 produces the protein MANFPWLTTIILFPIVASFAIPFIPDKDGKTVRWYALIIGLIDFAIITYAFYTGYDLSNPNLQLVESYSWIPQLDLKWSLGADGLSMPLILLTGFITTLAIMAAWPVTFKPKLFYFLMLAMYGGQIAVFAVQDMLLFFLAWELELVPVYLILSIWGGKKRLYAATKFILYTAGGSLFILVAGLTMAFYGDTVTFDMSAIAAKDYALNLQLFLYAGFLIAYGVKLPIFPLHTWLPDAHGEATAPAHMLLAGILLKMGGYALLRMNAGMLPDAHAIFAPVLVILGVVNIIYAALTSFAQRNLKRKIAYSSISHMGFVLIGIASFTDLGVSGAMLQMISHGLIGASLFFMVGATYDRTHTLMLDEMGGVGQKMKKIFAMWTTCSLASLALPGMSGFVAELMVFVGFATSDAYNSTFKVIIVFLAAVGVILTPIYLLSMLREMLYGPENKELVSHTKLIDAEPREVFIIACLLVPIIGIGLYPKVVTQIYDSTTHQLTALLRNSVPSLVKEASISPTNQYSMMSLSAPTIEVSNHR, from the coding sequence ATGGCAAATTTTCCTTGGTTAACGACAATCATTCTTTTTCCTATCGTCGCCTCGTTCGCGATTCCTTTTATTCCTGATAAAGATGGTAAAACTGTACGATGGTACGCCCTAATTATCGGGTTAATTGATTTTGCTATCATTACCTACGCTTTTTACACTGGCTACGACTTGAGTAACCCTAACTTACAACTAGTAGAAAGTTATTCTTGGATACCACAATTAGATTTAAAGTGGTCACTCGGGGCAGATGGTTTGTCCATGCCTCTGATTCTTCTGACTGGCTTTATTACCACTTTGGCTATTATGGCAGCTTGGCCAGTAACTTTTAAACCGAAGTTATTTTATTTTCTGATGCTGGCAATGTATGGCGGACAAATAGCTGTGTTTGCCGTACAAGATATGTTGTTGTTTTTCCTCGCCTGGGAATTAGAACTAGTTCCGGTTTATCTAATTCTTTCCATTTGGGGCGGGAAAAAACGTCTTTACGCTGCGACTAAATTTATCCTTTATACCGCAGGTGGTTCTCTGTTTATTTTGGTTGCAGGCTTAACCATGGCATTCTATGGTGATACTGTCACCTTCGACATGAGTGCGATCGCAGCTAAGGATTATGCTCTTAATCTGCAATTATTCTTGTATGCTGGCTTTTTGATTGCCTATGGGGTTAAGCTGCCTATTTTCCCTCTTCATACTTGGTTACCTGATGCCCACGGTGAAGCAACTGCCCCTGCCCACATGTTACTAGCTGGTATCTTATTAAAAATGGGTGGTTATGCCTTGCTGCGGATGAATGCTGGAATGCTACCTGATGCCCATGCCATCTTTGCCCCTGTATTGGTAATTTTGGGTGTAGTTAATATCATCTATGCAGCTTTAACTTCTTTTGCCCAAAGGAATTTGAAACGCAAAATTGCTTATTCTTCGATTTCTCACATGGGTTTTGTCTTAATTGGGATCGCCTCCTTTACCGATTTAGGTGTCAGTGGGGCAATGCTACAAATGATCTCTCATGGTTTGATTGGGGCAAGTTTATTCTTTATGGTAGGGGCTACCTATGACCGCACCCATACCCTGATGCTGGATGAAATGGGTGGTGTTGGGCAGAAGATGAAAAAAATCTTTGCCATGTGGACTACTTGTTCTTTAGCTTCTCTAGCGTTACCTGGAATGAGTGGTTTTGTGGCAGAATTAATGGTATTTGTTGGTTTTGCTACTAGTGATGCTTACAATTCTACTTTCAAAGTAATTATTGTTTTCTTAGCAGCAGTAGGAGTAATCTTAACGCCTATTTATCTCCTTTCCATGTTGCGAGAAATGCTTTATGGGCCAGAAAACAAAGAGCTAGTCTCCCATACCAAATTAATTGATGCTGAACCTAGAGAAGTATTTATTATCGCTTGTTTGTTAGTACCAATTATTGGTATTGGTTTGTATCCCAAAGTAGTAACACAAATTTATGACTCTACTACTCATCAATTAACCGCATTACTGCGTAATTCTGTACCTAGTTTGGTAAAAGAAGCATCGATCTCTCCAACAAATCAATATTCAATGATGTCTTTATCTGCACCAACCATTGAGGTAAGCAATCACAGATAA
- a CDS encoding transcription regulator — protein MTPTSSQPTYTDLLIQYQPKPIKTELEYQRALKIVEGMMSLELTEAETALFELLVLLIEKYEESHYPIGESTPVATLSSLMHEFDVEPTSLVEVFGSVELVREVVNGQRKVSESQAESLAKFFNDNYSGLSLTALDFGK, from the coding sequence ATGACTCCTACTTCTAGTCAACCAACCTATACTGATTTACTGATTCAGTATCAGCCTAAGCCAATTAAAACAGAACTGGAGTATCAGAGAGCCTTAAAGATAGTAGAGGGGATGATGTCTCTTGAGTTGACAGAGGCTGAAACTGCGCTTTTTGAGTTGTTGGTTCTTCTGATTGAGAAATATGAGGAAAGTCATTATCCGATCGGTGAATCTACACCTGTGGCTACTTTGTCATCCCTGATGCATGAGTTTGATGTGGAGCCAACTTCTTTAGTCGAGGTTTTTGGCTCTGTTGAGCTTGTGAGGGAAGTGGTTAATGGTCAACGGAAAGTTAGTGAATCTCAAGCGGAGTCCCTAGCTAAGTTTTTTAATGACAATTATTCTGGGCTTTCCTTAACGGCTCTTGACTTTGGAAAGTGA
- the gst2 gene encoding glutathione S-transferase: MLKFYYSRLSVNARRVWVTLLEKNLEFEPILMKLNGDQFQPDFLKLNPFHHIPVLVDDDFTLFESLAILDYLEAKYPDYSFMPTEAKAIAKVRTIELVTVNELPPASIVLMKDMLDVQVEEKKLEQAKQTMATVLEYFEDNLADNKPYFMGEKLTYADIVAGTAVASIPFLGIPLEPYPKVNQWCENLQQRTSWQKTAPTPEDIETSKAIMKAILQRR; encoded by the coding sequence ATGCTGAAATTTTACTATTCTCGTCTTTCAGTTAATGCTCGTAGAGTTTGGGTAACATTACTCGAAAAAAATTTAGAATTTGAACCTATTTTGATGAAACTGAATGGAGATCAATTTCAACCAGACTTTCTTAAACTTAATCCTTTTCATCATATTCCTGTATTAGTAGATGATGATTTTACTCTATTTGAATCTTTAGCAATTTTAGATTATTTAGAAGCTAAATATCCCGACTATTCTTTTATGCCGACTGAAGCAAAAGCTATTGCTAAAGTTCGCACAATTGAATTAGTTACTGTTAATGAATTGCCACCAGCTTCAATTGTTTTAATGAAGGATATGTTAGATGTACAAGTTGAAGAAAAAAAACTAGAACAAGCTAAACAAACTATGGCAACAGTTTTAGAATATTTTGAAGACAATTTAGCTGATAATAAGCCTTATTTTATGGGAGAAAAATTAACCTATGCTGATATTGTTGCAGGAACGGCAGTAGCATCTATTCCTTTTTTAGGTATTCCTTTAGAACCTTATCCAAAAGTCAATCAATGGTGTGAAAATTTACAACAACGAACCAGTTGGCAAAAAACTGCACCTACACCAGAAGATATTGAAACTTCTAAAGCAATTATGAAAGCAATCTTACAGAGAAGGTAA